Proteins encoded by one window of Rouxiella chamberiensis:
- a CDS encoding LLM class flavin-dependent oxidoreductase — protein MSVQFIGMIGHRLASEIIPATGPIFDKQYIADFAKAHENAGFDRILVGYWSDQPDGFLVAAHAGAHTSKINFLLAHRPGFVEPTLAARKLATLDNLLDGRLAVHIISGGNDAEQRRDGDFLDKGRRYARTEEFLQVVKKSWYSEQGYDHHGAYYQAENAFAQIKPLQAKLPVYFGGSSDDAIRVAGKHADVFALWGEPLASAAETVHAVKAEAARYQRDIGFSISFRPILGRTEDEAWQKAEAIRARAKIQLENSGHNFGSPKPQSVGAQRLQNAVAQGDRLDKHLWTGIAALVGGGYNSTALVGTPDQVSDALLEYYDLGIENFLIRGFDPLNDAILYGEELIPLTRRKIAARKQAAGLQPLPAAHAEW, from the coding sequence ATGAGCGTTCAATTTATTGGAATGATAGGCCATCGACTGGCCTCGGAAATCATTCCGGCCACGGGGCCTATTTTTGATAAACAGTATATTGCCGACTTTGCCAAAGCCCACGAAAATGCAGGATTCGACAGAATTCTGGTGGGATATTGGTCCGATCAGCCCGATGGATTTTTGGTGGCGGCTCATGCCGGTGCCCATACGTCAAAGATTAATTTCCTGCTGGCGCACCGCCCCGGTTTTGTCGAACCGACCCTTGCCGCCCGTAAACTGGCGACGCTCGACAACTTGCTGGATGGACGACTGGCCGTTCACATCATCAGCGGCGGCAATGACGCCGAACAGCGCCGCGACGGCGATTTTCTCGACAAAGGCCGTCGTTATGCGCGCACCGAAGAATTTCTCCAGGTGGTAAAGAAAAGCTGGTATTCAGAGCAGGGTTACGACCATCACGGCGCGTACTATCAGGCCGAAAACGCTTTCGCGCAGATTAAACCGCTACAGGCCAAGCTTCCGGTCTATTTCGGCGGCTCGTCGGACGATGCCATTCGCGTGGCGGGCAAGCACGCCGATGTCTTTGCCCTCTGGGGTGAACCTTTGGCGAGCGCCGCCGAAACGGTTCATGCCGTGAAGGCGGAAGCCGCCCGCTATCAGCGTGATATCGGCTTCAGCATCTCTTTTCGCCCGATTCTTGGGCGTACCGAAGACGAAGCCTGGCAGAAAGCCGAAGCCATTCGCGCCCGGGCAAAAATCCAGCTTGAAAACAGCGGGCATAATTTTGGTTCCCCGAAACCTCAAAGCGTGGGCGCACAGCGTCTGCAAAATGCCGTGGCTCAGGGCGACCGTCTCGACAAACATCTGTGGACCGGTATCGCGGCGCTGGTCGGCGGCGGGTATAACTCCACGGCGCTGGTCGGTACGCCGGATCAGGTTTCCGACGCCTTGCTCGAATATTATGACCTCGGCATCGAGAACTTCCTTATTCGCGGTTTTGATCCGTTAAATGACGCAATCCTGTACGGCGAAGAGCTGATTCCCCTGACGCGTCGGAAAATTGCAGCCCGAAAACAGGCGGCAGGCCTTCAACCGCTGCCCGCCGCACATGCCGAATGGTAA
- a CDS encoding ABC transporter substrate-binding protein yields the protein MKLTQLPLSRLSLLASLCFSALSAHAENEVTLRIADQKGNMRAQLEAANKLQNLPYKIEWSEFPAAAPLAEALNAQAVDIGVIGDAPLLFAEAAGAQVKALVVDKTDAYGTALIVRPDSPIHQAADLKGKTIATNKGSIGHYVALKALASAGLTSKDVTFRYLAPSDAKLALIRGSVDVWATWEPYTAYAETQDHLRVAINGRGLRSGNTFLAATDMALKDAGKRQAIADYVQRLADSQVWAYQHIDAYSVTLANIIGFPPEATKLSFGRSQAKWQTIDSHTIEQQQETADFYFQAGLLPHKFDVKETFYNNIKVN from the coding sequence ATGAAATTGACACAGCTTCCCCTGAGCCGACTGAGCCTGCTGGCGAGTTTATGTTTTTCGGCGCTGAGCGCTCACGCTGAGAACGAAGTTACGCTTCGCATCGCCGACCAGAAAGGCAATATGCGCGCCCAGCTTGAAGCCGCCAACAAGTTGCAGAATCTGCCTTACAAGATCGAGTGGTCGGAATTTCCGGCCGCTGCCCCGCTTGCCGAAGCGCTGAACGCCCAGGCGGTAGACATTGGCGTGATTGGCGATGCGCCGCTGCTGTTTGCCGAAGCGGCGGGCGCGCAGGTCAAAGCGCTGGTTGTCGACAAGACCGATGCCTACGGCACGGCATTGATTGTGCGCCCCGACAGTCCGATTCATCAGGCTGCCGATTTAAAAGGTAAAACCATCGCCACCAATAAAGGGTCGATTGGCCATTATGTTGCGCTGAAAGCCCTGGCCTCGGCGGGGTTGACCAGCAAGGATGTCACCTTCCGTTATCTCGCGCCCAGCGATGCCAAACTGGCGCTGATTAGAGGCTCGGTCGATGTGTGGGCAACGTGGGAACCTTATACCGCCTATGCCGAAACGCAGGATCATCTTCGCGTAGCCATTAATGGGCGCGGATTACGTTCGGGCAATACCTTTCTTGCCGCCACCGATATGGCGCTCAAGGATGCTGGCAAACGCCAGGCCATCGCGGATTACGTGCAGCGTCTGGCCGACTCTCAGGTCTGGGCGTATCAACATATTGATGCCTACAGTGTGACACTCGCCAACATCATCGGTTTTCCGCCCGAGGCCACCAAACTGTCGTTTGGCCGCAGTCAGGCCAAATGGCAAACCATTGACTCTCACACCATTGAACAGCAGCAGGAAACCGCCGACTTCTATTTTCAGGCCGGTCTGTTACCCCACAAATTCGATGTGAAGGAGACATTCTACAACAACATCAAGGTTAATTAG